From one Amaranthus tricolor cultivar Red isolate AtriRed21 chromosome 17, ASM2621246v1, whole genome shotgun sequence genomic stretch:
- the LOC130804115 gene encoding uncharacterized protein LOC130804115, with amino-acid sequence MSLQKFKLLATQCAVIGSPARSPTTSPVIHIRRRKTLRMLLGGKGNGSVFNRRFIYPSRRVESLDRQKIGSEKSVIEKENIGARLKLKDLFVSSSTPTKVLEEEGQDNRLLLSDSSGSVGGEGGGVVARRVNGGGVRPFSATLRQRLLMRRMWRPVLVGIPEHSP; translated from the coding sequence atgtCACTGCAGAAATTCAAGCTATTAGCTACACAATGTGCAGTTATCGGAAGCCCAGCTCGAAGCCCAACAACAAGCCCAGTAATCCACATCCGCCGTCGTAAAACCCTCCGAATGCTTCTCGGTGGTAAAGGAAACGGCAGCGTTTTTAATCGCCGATTTATTTATCCAAGTCGCCGAGTTGAATCGCTTGATCGTCAAAAAATCGGCTCCGAAAAATCGGTTATTGAAAAGGAAAATATTGGCGCGAGGCTCAAGTTGAAGGATCTTTTTGTGTCTTCTTCAACACCTACGAAGGTTCTAGAAGAAGAAGGACAAGATAATAGATTGTTACTCTCAGATTCTTCAGGTTCTGTCGGCGGTGAAGGCGGTGGCGTGGTGGCGCGCCGAGTGAATGGTGGCGGAGTGAGGCCGTTTTCGGCGACGTTGAGGCAGAGATTGTTGATGAGGAGAATGTGGAGACCTGTACTTGTAGGGATACCTGAACATTCTCCTTAA
- the LOC130804124 gene encoding uncharacterized protein LOC130804124 translates to MSLDSISSSSSSSSSSSITDEIYDHMVMNYINESQRLLAMQKSVLVAVNNSVQHDNQKRPRKRRETVPRNREAAHDNLVADYFSNQPVYNDTVFRRRFRMRKPLFLRIVDTLSASNRYFQQRPDATMRLGASPLQKCTAAIRMLAYGCSADQVDEYLKLSESTARECLSQFVDGVIAQFATEYLRKPTPEDMQRLLREGEARNFPGMLGSIDCMHWVWKNCPAGWNGMYQGRSKTATVILEAVASRDLWIWHAFFGTPGSCNDINVLQRSPVFDDIISNRAPQVLFTVNGNTYTKGYYLTDGIYPKWSTFIDAVTTPQTAKDTLFTERQESARKDVERAFGVLQARFAIIRKPALAWTVDLLWKIMMTCIIIHNMIVEDERDTYLNYKDPLEFADEQPENMPWSSSTRNATTFTVTPGHYDPDYFGTLIASRGEIRDRNVHMALKNDLIEHLWAQSRRSDEN, encoded by the coding sequence ATGAGCTTAGATtcaatctcttcaagttcttcaagctCTTCCTCCTCAAGTATAACTGATGAAATTTATGATCACATGGTCATGAATTATATAAATGAGAGTCAACGTTTACTTGCGATGCAAAAGTCGGTGCTTGTAGCTGTTAACAATTCAGTACAACATGATAATCAAAAACGTCCAAGAAAACGAAGGGAAACTGTGCCTAGAAATCGTGAAGCGGCTCACGACAATCTAGTTGCAGATTACTTTAGTAATCAACCGGTATACAATGATACCGTATTTCGAAGGAGGTTTCGTATGAGGAAACCCTTGTTCCTTCGGATTGTGGACACATTAAGCGCAAGTAATCGCTATTTCCAACAACGTCCCGATGCTACCATGCGTCTTGGTGCTTCACCCCTTCAAAAATGCACCGCGGCTATACGTATGTTAGCTTATGGTTGTTCAGCTGATCAAGTAGATGAATATCTAAAGCTTAGTGAAAGTACTGCTAGAGAATGTCTTTCACAATTTGTCGATGGAGTTATTGCTCAATTTGCAACTGAGTACCTCCGCAAGCCAACACCGGAAGATATGCAGCGTCTACTAAGAGAAGGGGAGGCTAGAAACTTCCCCGGCATGCTTGGCAGCATTGATTGCATGCATTGGGTATGGAAAAATTGTCCAGCTGGATGGAATGGAATGTATCAAGGCCGATCTAAAACGGCCACTGTTATCTTGGAAGCGGTTGCATCTAGGGATTTATGGATTTGGCACGCCTTCTTTGGGACTCCTGGGTCGTGCAATGATATTAATGTACTACAACGTTCTCCGGTGTTTGATGATATAATAAGTAATCGTGCTCCACAAGTTCTGTTCACAGTTAATGGAAACACTTACACAAAAGGATACTATCTCACCGATGGCATTTATCCAAAGTGGTCGACATTTATAGATGCGGTTACGACCCCTCAAACAGCTAAGGATACGTTATTTACTGAACGTCAAGAGAGTGCGAGAAAGGATGTTGAACGTGCTTTTGGTGTGTTACAAGCTCGTTTCGCAATAATCAGGAAGCCTGCTTTGGCATGGACTGTAGATCTGTTGTGGAAAATTATGATGACTTGCATCATCATCCACAACATGATTGTTGAAGACGAGCGTGATacttatttaaattataaagatCCACTCGAGTTTGCCGATGAACAGCCTGAGAATATGCCGTGGTCGTCCTCAACTAGGAATGCAACAACATTCACCGTCACTCCCGGACATTATGATCCAGATTATTTCGGTACATTGATAGCTTCGAGAGGGGAGATTCGTGATAGAAATGTCCATATGGCTTTGAAGAACGACTTGATCGAGCATTTATGGGCACAATCTAGGAGGTCGGATGAAAATTaa
- the LOC130804272 gene encoding LEAF RUST 10 DISEASE-RESISTANCE LOCUS RECEPTOR-LIKE PROTEIN KINASE-like 2.4 isoform X2, with protein MVLSLNGVQIMGCVRIVLDQEDSVGMTQVLISFFAFVMMNLSALFLSKTGSTPNKHSLSKSEIALIASLPAVTGCILISICFYLTRKWSTNEDSQHKTKPDVEAFLRNHGTVGLQRYTYSDLKKITNSFREKLGGGAYGAVYKGKVQHTGHLVAVKILKKAQGNAEDFINEVASIGKTNHVNVVTLLGFCYEGQNRALVYDFMVNGSLEKYLYGRDHHHLLSWEDLFKIAVGIARGLEYLHRGCNTRILHFDIKPHNILLDENFCPKISDFGLAKLCPQKESLVSISEARGTVGYIAPEVFLRSFGGVSYKSDVYSYGMLVLEMVGCRRNIDIEGTERSSEKYFPQWIYEQLESRVEFGDDQEEDERLSYEDREIQKKMILVSLACVKTNPSSRPEMSKVVDMLQGRVDSLQLPRITSLAPTSSLINSSLVASSSSTTPSSVPLSSSFVGSPSDAGSLGSQPGSLRTFNVTHTPTL; from the exons ATGGTTTTGAGCTTAAATGGAGTGCAAATAATGGGTTGTGTAAGGATTGTCTTAGATCAGGAGGACAGTGTGGGCATGACCCAAGTTCTAATAAGTTTTTTTGCTTTTGTAATGATGAATCTAAGTGCCCTTTTCCTG TCAAAAACAGGTTCCACACCAAACAAGCACAGCCTATCCAAGTCTGAAATCGCGCTTATAG CATCTTTACCTGCTGTCACAGGATGCATATTGATCAGCATATGCTTCTACTTAACACGAAAATGGTCGACAAACGAGGATTCGCAGCACAAAACGAAACCAGATGTTGAGGCATTCTTAAGGAACCATGGAACAGTTGGGCTACAAAGATACACGTACTCTGATCTAAAGAAAATAACCAATTCTTTTAGAGAAAAGTTAGGTGGAGGAGCATATGGTGCAGTATACAAAGGGAAAGTGCAGCATACAGGACATCTTGTAGcagtaaaaatacttaaaaaggCACAAGGAAATGCAGAGGATTTTATCAATGAGGTTGCAAGTATAGGTAAAACTAACCATGTTAATGTGGTTACACTTTTAGGGTTTTGTTATGAAGGGCAAAATAGAGCTCTTGTGTATGACTTTATGGTTAATGGGTCGCTTGAGAAGTACTTGTATGGAAGAGATCATCATCATTTGTTATCTTGGGAAGACTTGTTCAAAATTGCGGTAGGAATTGCTAGAGGACTCGAGTACTTGCATCGAGGTTGtaacactagaatccttcatTTCGACATCAAACCGCATAATATTCTCCTAGATGAAAATTTTTGTCCAAAGATTTCGGATTTTGGGCTTGCAAAGTTATGCCCTCAAAAGGAGAGCTTAGTTTCGATATCTGAGGCTAGGGGAACTGTTGGGTACATTGCTCCTGAGGTGTTTTTGAGGAGTTTTGGTGGTGTTTCTTATAAGTCGGATGTTTATAGTTACGGAATGTTGGTTTTGGAAATGGTTGGGTGTAGAAGAAATATTGATATTGAAGGTACTGAAAGGAGTAGTGAGAAATATTTTCCGCAATGGATATATGAACAACTTGAATCTAGAGTTGAATTTGGTGATGATCAAGAGGAGGATGAGAGGTTGAGCTATGAAGATAGGGAGATTCAAAAGAAGATGATTTTAGTTAGCTTAGCTTGTGTGAAAACCAACCCATCGAGTCGGCCTGAGATGAGTAAAGTAGTAGATATGCTTCAAGGACGTGTTGATTCGTTACAACTTCCTCGTATCACCTCGTTAGCCCCCACTTCATCACTTATTAACTCGTCTTTGGTTGCCTCATCCTCCTCGACTACTCCCTCTTCGGTTCCCCTTTCGTCCTCATTCGTTGGCTCCCCGTCAGATGCTGGCTCGCTAGGTTCACAACCAGGGTCATTACGTACTTTTAATGTAACACATACTCCTACACTATGA
- the LOC130804272 gene encoding LEAF RUST 10 DISEASE-RESISTANCE LOCUS RECEPTOR-LIKE PROTEIN KINASE-like 2.4 isoform X1 encodes MEANMLVSSSYLIIFLTLLNHLPTYHSHLSKEHKTCSQTFNCGSLTNITYPFYGLNRPSYCGHPGFELQNCNQTNAHIIMNSQNFTLISINYTSSTVNIARQDFKANSGCPNSLTNISIDFSLFQYTEMNANLTLFYGNCARLCNLTTFSTFDCPMSPVNIPVCWLTKNVMMKKNITQGSCSSHLFLPIHMEDNLGMDKRGAYFPAVAWNGFELKWSANNGLCKDCLRSGGQCGHDPSSNKFFCFCNDESKCPFPGSTPNKHSLSKSEIALIASLPAVTGCILISICFYLTRKWSTNEDSQHKTKPDVEAFLRNHGTVGLQRYTYSDLKKITNSFREKLGGGAYGAVYKGKVQHTGHLVAVKILKKAQGNAEDFINEVASIGKTNHVNVVTLLGFCYEGQNRALVYDFMVNGSLEKYLYGRDHHHLLSWEDLFKIAVGIARGLEYLHRGCNTRILHFDIKPHNILLDENFCPKISDFGLAKLCPQKESLVSISEARGTVGYIAPEVFLRSFGGVSYKSDVYSYGMLVLEMVGCRRNIDIEGTERSSEKYFPQWIYEQLESRVEFGDDQEEDERLSYEDREIQKKMILVSLACVKTNPSSRPEMSKVVDMLQGRVDSLQLPRITSLAPTSSLINSSLVASSSSTTPSSVPLSSSFVGSPSDAGSLGSQPGSLRTFNVTHTPTL; translated from the exons ATGGAGGCAAACATGTTAGTTTCATCTTCATATCTCATAATTTTCCTTACACTACTCAATCATCTTCCTACATACCATTCCCATTTAAGCAAAGAACACAAAACTTGTAGTCAAACATTCAATTGTGGGTCCCTAACCAACATTACCTACCCTTTCTATGGCTTAAACAGACCATCATATTGTGGACACCCTGGTTTTGAGCTTCAAAATTGCAACCAAACAAATGCCCATATCATTATGAACTCCCAAAATTTTACCCTTATAAGCATAAATTACACATCTTCAACTGTTAATATAGCTAGACAAGACTTTAAAGCAAATTCAGGGTGTCCAAATTCATTAACCAACATTAGTATTGACTTCTCTTTGTTTCAATACACCGAAATGAATGCAAATCTTACCTTGTTTTATGGAAATTGTGCAAGATTATGTAATCTTACGACATTTTCGACGTTTGATTGTCCTATGAGTCCTGTAAATATACCAGTTTGTTGGTTGACAAAGAAtgtgatgatgaagaaaaataTTACACAAGGGTCTTGTTCTAGCCATCTTTTTCTTCCTATTCATATGGAAGATAATTTGGGTATGGATAAAAGGGGAGCATACTTTCCTGCAGTTGCTTGGAATGGTTTTGAGCTTAAATGGAGTGCAAATAATGGGTTGTGTAAGGATTGTCTTAGATCAGGAGGACAGTGTGGGCATGACCCAAGTTCTAATAAGTTTTTTTGCTTTTGTAATGATGAATCTAAGTGCCCTTTTCCTG GTTCCACACCAAACAAGCACAGCCTATCCAAGTCTGAAATCGCGCTTATAG CATCTTTACCTGCTGTCACAGGATGCATATTGATCAGCATATGCTTCTACTTAACACGAAAATGGTCGACAAACGAGGATTCGCAGCACAAAACGAAACCAGATGTTGAGGCATTCTTAAGGAACCATGGAACAGTTGGGCTACAAAGATACACGTACTCTGATCTAAAGAAAATAACCAATTCTTTTAGAGAAAAGTTAGGTGGAGGAGCATATGGTGCAGTATACAAAGGGAAAGTGCAGCATACAGGACATCTTGTAGcagtaaaaatacttaaaaaggCACAAGGAAATGCAGAGGATTTTATCAATGAGGTTGCAAGTATAGGTAAAACTAACCATGTTAATGTGGTTACACTTTTAGGGTTTTGTTATGAAGGGCAAAATAGAGCTCTTGTGTATGACTTTATGGTTAATGGGTCGCTTGAGAAGTACTTGTATGGAAGAGATCATCATCATTTGTTATCTTGGGAAGACTTGTTCAAAATTGCGGTAGGAATTGCTAGAGGACTCGAGTACTTGCATCGAGGTTGtaacactagaatccttcatTTCGACATCAAACCGCATAATATTCTCCTAGATGAAAATTTTTGTCCAAAGATTTCGGATTTTGGGCTTGCAAAGTTATGCCCTCAAAAGGAGAGCTTAGTTTCGATATCTGAGGCTAGGGGAACTGTTGGGTACATTGCTCCTGAGGTGTTTTTGAGGAGTTTTGGTGGTGTTTCTTATAAGTCGGATGTTTATAGTTACGGAATGTTGGTTTTGGAAATGGTTGGGTGTAGAAGAAATATTGATATTGAAGGTACTGAAAGGAGTAGTGAGAAATATTTTCCGCAATGGATATATGAACAACTTGAATCTAGAGTTGAATTTGGTGATGATCAAGAGGAGGATGAGAGGTTGAGCTATGAAGATAGGGAGATTCAAAAGAAGATGATTTTAGTTAGCTTAGCTTGTGTGAAAACCAACCCATCGAGTCGGCCTGAGATGAGTAAAGTAGTAGATATGCTTCAAGGACGTGTTGATTCGTTACAACTTCCTCGTATCACCTCGTTAGCCCCCACTTCATCACTTATTAACTCGTCTTTGGTTGCCTCATCCTCCTCGACTACTCCCTCTTCGGTTCCCCTTTCGTCCTCATTCGTTGGCTCCCCGTCAGATGCTGGCTCGCTAGGTTCACAACCAGGGTCATTACGTACTTTTAATGTAACACATACTCCTACACTATGA
- the LOC130803663 gene encoding receptor-like kinase TMK4: MPRLLNISLQNNKLQGPFPVFPESVLVSLGTNNLFCKNVPGDCNPQVMTLLKVAGALDYPLKLAEAWQGNNACSKWPFVTCDASGNIIKVNLSKQGFTGTISPAFANLTFLNELYLNDNNLTGTIPETLTTLKRLKQLNVSNNDLSGEVPNFKSSVTVLVAGNKNIGRSNNSTTTPADERHKSLTKTAKILLVTLIPTILMAALWFFVYAYKRKWWLEHDEDAEQWNLHVELDSPLTFKYNNLKMATNNFDDNRKLGGGGFGTVYEGKLDDGTRIAVKRLDHVGQGRKEFLTEVQTIGSIHHVNLVKLVGFCAEKVQRLLVYEYMSKGSLDKWVFNSDSKHALTWVTRRKIILHIAKGLAYLHEDCQKRIAHLDVKPQNVLLDEEYNAKLSDFGLAKLIDRDQSHVMTQMRGTRGYLAPEFLGRKIMEKVDVYSYGVLVMEVVFGRKNLDYSRPDESKTLIQMVKMNVEANEFSGLLDECGEDVQQYAEEIKKTLILGVSCLHSEPEKRPSMSTVVKVLEGASISEAVNQYSLTVMTVDGTLTNEDATQLSPSILSGPR, from the coding sequence ATGCCTCGATTACTCAATATATCATTGCAGAACAACAAGCTTCAAGGTCCGTTTCCAGTTTTCCCAGAAAGCGTGTTGGTATCCCTCGGGACAAACAACTTATTCTGCAAGAATGTTCCAGGAGATTGCAATCCTCAAGTCATGACATTGTTAAAGGTTGCTGGAGCATTAGATTATCCATTGAAACTTGCTGAGGCATGGCAGGGTAACAATGCGTGCAGCAAATGGCCGTTTGTGACTTGCGATGCGTCTGGGAACATCATTAAAGTTAATCTATCCAAGCAGGGATTTACGGGTACCATTTCGCCTGCTTTCGCAAACTTGACGTTTTTGAACGAGTTGTACTTGAACGATAACAACTTGACGGGTACTATACCCGAAACTTTAACAACCTTGAAACGGCTCAAACAACTGAATGTATCCAACAATGATCTGTCGGGTGAAGTGCCAAATTTTAAGTCCTCCGTGACTGTTCTTGTAGCGGGGAACAAAAACATTGGACGCAGCAACAACAGCACTACCACCCCTGCAGACGAAAGACACAAATCTTTGACAAAAACTGCTAAGATACTGTTAGTAACCTTGATTCCTACGATTTTAATGGCTGCGTTATGGTTTTTTGTATATGCATATAAGAGAAAATGGTGGTTAGAACACGACGAGGATGCAGAACAATGGAACTTGCACGTAGAACTTGATTCTCCGCTGACGTTCAAatacaataacttaaaaatggcAACCAACAACTTTGATGACAACAGGAAACTCGGTGGAGGTGGCTTTGGTACTGTTTACGAAGGAAAATTAGATGATGGAACACGCATTGCTGTTAAGCGTCTGGATCACGTTGGACAAGGAAGGAAGGAATTTTTGACAGAAGTTCAGACAATAGGAAGTATACACCATGTAAACTTGGTGAAACTGGTTGGGTTTTGTGCAGAAAAAGTCCAAAGACTTCTAGTGTATGAGTACATGAGCAAAGGATCACTAGACAAATGGGTTTTTAACTCCGATTCGAAACATGCCCTTACTTGGGTAACTAGAAGAAAAATCATTCTGCACATTGCTAAGGGACTTGCTTATTTGCATGAAGATTGTCAAAAGAGAATAGCCCATCTCGATGTAAAACCCCAAAATGTGCTTTTAGACGAAGAATATAACGCAAAGTTATCTGATTTTGGCCTAGCGAAGCTAATCGATAGAGACCAAAGTCATGTAATGACTCAAATGAGGGGAACTCGCGGGTATCTTGCGCCCGAATTTTTAGGCAGGAAGATCATGGAAAAAGTCGATGTGTACAGCTACGGAGTTCTAGTGATGGAAGTTGTGTTTGGTAGGAAGAATTTGGATTACAGTCGGCCTGACGAGAGTAAGACACTGATTCAGATGGTTAAAATGAACGTTGAAGCAAATGAATTTTCGGGTTTACTCGATGAATGTGGTGAGGATGTGCAACAATATGCTGAGGAAATAAAGAAAACCTTAATTTTGGGTGTGTCATGTTTGCATAGTGAACCAGAAAAGAGGCCATCTATGTCAACAGTGGTTAAAGTTTTAGAGGGTGCATCTATTTCAGAGGCTGTAAATCAGTACTCCTTGACAGTTATGACAGTTGATGGAACTTTAACTAATGAAGATGCAACTCAACTTTCTCCATCGATTTTATCAGGACCCAGATAA
- the LOC130803664 gene encoding receptor-like kinase TMK4 → MGVLSLLTSLTFMFLFARKSIEAQTQPSFKCTTDNATCEALVGYVSRNTTTLAHIRSLFQVKDLSSLLGVNLLPPSTPENFTVYNNQTVKIPFPCRCINGAGISDRVPIYTVEKGDTLYNIANKIFSGLVTQNGVYSGSVTYEQIQNANHIENGNLILVDEKLWIPLPCSCDEVEGQKVVHYAHVMAPKSTLNQVAAEFGTTSETLISLNNITDPTTILAGQIIDVPLKGPVLQNLATPSEADGAVMKKMAGTLNQVSGWSGSNFCIWSGVVCTYNGFVRSISIPSQNISGSLPDDLSSLSQLTTISLQNNRLSGSIPSFANLKLLQEIHLDSNNFSSVPHGAFSGLNRLQILSIDDNPHLNPWTFPAELSDSTILVEFYAKNTNLIGSIPDVFDFLKSLQTLRLSNNNLTGLIPNSLQKTKMENLWLENQYIGLSGPLDALAGMSFLKQVWLQGNKFTGPIPDLSNSTGLSVLQLQNNLLTGVVP, encoded by the exons ATGGGTGTTCTTAGCCTTTTGACATCACTCACTTTCATGTTTCTGTTTGCTCGGAAATCCATCGAAGCCCAAACACAACCGTCGTTCAAGTGCACGACTGACAATGCTACATGTGAGGCCTTAGTAGGATATGTGTCTCGTAACACTACTACACTTGCCCATATCCGGTCATTATTCCAGGTAAAAGACCTGAGTTCTCTTTTAGGAGTCAACCTTCTCCCTCCTTCGACGCCTGAAAACTTCACCGTCTATAACAATCAGACAGTCAAGATTCCTTTCCCTTGCCGGTGCATAAATGGCGCTGGGATCTCTGACAGAGTCCCCATATACACTGTTGAAAAGGGGGATACTTTGTACAATATAGCAAATAAGATTTTCTCTGGTTTGGTGACTCAAAATGGGGTTTATTCTGGATCAGTGACCTATGAGCAGATTCAGAATGCAAATCACATCGAAAATGGAAACTTGATCTTGGTGGACGAGAAGCTGTGGATTCCGTTACCCTGCAGCTGTGATGAAGTCGAGGGGCAGAAGGTTGTGCATTACGCACACGTGATGGCACCAAAGAGCACCCTGAATCAAGTTGCAGCCGAGTTTGGAACCACAAGCGAAACTTTAATCAGCTTGAACAATATTACTGATCCTACAACGATACTAGCTGGGCAGATCATTGATGTCCCTCTTAAAGGTCCAGTTCTGCAGAACCTTGCTACCCCTTCTGAAG CTGATGGAGCAGTAATGAAGAAAATGGCTGGCACGCTGAATCAAGTATCGGGTTGGTCAGGCTCCAACTTCTGCATCTGGTCTGGGGTTGTTTGCACGTACAATGGGTTCGTGAGATCTATTAGCATACCATCCCAAAACATATCTGGAAGCCTTCCGGACGATCTCAGTTCTCTTTCTCAGCTAACAACGATCTCCCTCCAAAACAACCGCCTCTCGGGTTCTATCCCATCTTTTGCCAACCTTAAACTACTCCAAGAAATACACCTCGACTCCAACAATTTCTCGTCTGTTCCTCATGGAGCATTTTCTGGCCTTAATCGCCTTCAAATTCTTTCCATAGACGACAACCCACATCTCAATCCATGGACTTTCCCTGCAGAGTTGTCTGACTCTACAATTTTGGTAGaattttatgctaaaaatacCAATCTCATTGGAAGCATACCGGATGTTTTTGATTTCCTGAAAAGTTTGCAAACCCTGAGACTGTCGAATAACAATCTGACAGGACTGATACCAAATTCCCTTCAAAAAACCAAGATGGAGAATCTGTGGCTGGAAAATCAATATATAGGTCTCTCTGGCCCGCTTGATGCACTTGCCGGAATGAGCTTCTTAAAACAAGTTTGGCTACAGGGAAACAAGTTTACCGGCCCGATTCCTGACCTTTCTAATAGCACCGGCCTTTCTGTTCTACAACTGCAAAACAACTTATTGACTGGAGTCGTCCCATAA
- the LOC130803666 gene encoding protein PAM68, chloroplastic produces the protein MESCSFQRAPTLICPNTSKPNTKPTSKLPFYTSNIHQNLLFLSSKPTHLNATLRNPNPKGFGAPQKKSKKSKNLKNYNNEEEDEDDDYEEEEEEQGIIPEIVTNRMMNRMAFSVGIPLFIGLAFFPFFYYLKVGLKIDVPTWVPFIVSFIFFGTALLGVSYGIVSSSWDPMREGSFLGWQEAQKNWPVFWQSLRGGGGSSKK, from the coding sequence ATGGAGTCTTGCTCTTTCCAAAGAGCTCCCACATTAATCTGCCCAAATACATCAAAACCCAACACAAAACCCACTTCAAAACTCCCATTTTATACCTCAAATATCCATCAAAATCTCCTCTTTCTGTCCTCAAAACCCACCCATCTTAATGCAACTCTAAGAAATCCAAACCCAAAAGGGTTTGGTGCCCCCCAAAAAAAGAGCAAAAAAAGCAAGAACCTTAAAAACTAcaacaatgaagaagaagatgaagatgatgattatgaagaagaagaggaagaacaaGGAATAATTCCAGAGATAGTGACAAACAGAATGATGAATAGAATGGCATTTTCTGTTGGGATACCTTTGTTTATAGGATTAGcattttttccctttttctatTACTTGAAAGTTGGATTGAAAATTGATGTTCCAACTTGGGTACCTTTCATTGTATCCTTTATCTTCTTTGGGACTGCCCTTTTAGGGGTTAGTTATGGGATTGTGTCCTCTAGTTGGGATCCCATGAGGGAAGGTTCTTTTTTAGGTTGGCAAGAGGCTCAAAAGAATTGGCCTGTTTTTTGGCAATCTCTTCGTGGTGGTGGTGGTTCTTCCAAGAAGTAA
- the LOC130803665 gene encoding uncharacterized protein LOC130803665, protein MAMSGQSVSYSSLSNMGREEKKVHYVDDDDYVDSAWTMTESEAHSAVAHTLKGALYPYIGGSKDYNDVDYDSGDEPSNFTHFNKPPDVNLKNVLAGIFAILTGQNKSGSYGQQISPSNVSFLGSGKNGDTVLNSSVYIPSAPPLLGANAVNYSDFKDVLEAEPPEWLPDSYTTVCMQCTAPFTALTRGRHHCRFCGGIFCRVCTKGRCLLPVKFRERNPQRVCDSCYDRLDPLQGILISSISNAVQAAKHDVLDWTCTRGWLNLPVGLSMEHEIYKASISLRSYVQVARLNPERCIPSAILKGAKGLAILTVAKVGAVIAYKMGTGLVVARRMDGTWSAPSAIASVGLGWGAQIGGELTDFVIVLHDYKAVKTFCSRMHFSLGAGCSAAAGPVGRVLEADLRAGDRGSGMCYTYSCSKGAFVGVSLEGNIVSTRTDTNLRFYGDPYLTSADLLLGTVDRPKAAEPLYVALEDLYSQI, encoded by the exons ATGGCTATGTCCGGCCAAAGTGTTTCATACTCTTCACTGAGTAATATGGGTAGGGAGGAGAAAAAGGTTCactatgttgatgatgatgattatgtcGATTCTGCATGGACTATGACAGAATCTGAAGCCCATTCTGCAGTAGCACATACCTTAAAGGGTGCTTTATATCCGTACATAGGTGGTTCCAAAGATTATAATGATGTGGATTACGATTCTGGCGATGAGCCTTCAAATTTTACACATTTTAATAAGCCTCCAGATGTTAATCTGAAGAATGTGTTGGCTGGGATATTTGCTATTTTAACTGGACAGAATAAGAGTGGAAGTTATGGTCAACAGATTTCCCCTTCAAATGTTTCGTTTTTGGGCTCTGGAAAGAATGGGGATACTGTTTTGAATTCATCAGTTTATATACCTAGTGCTCCACCACTTCTCGGTGCCAATGCGGTCAATTATAGTGATTTCAAAGATGTTTTAGAAGCTGAACCTCCTGAGTGGCTGCCAGATAGCTACACTACAGTTTGCATGCAGTGTACTGCTCCTTTTACTGCACTTACTCGTGGCCGTCATCACTGTCGATTTTGTGGGGGGATATTTTGTCGAGTATGCACAAAAGGGAGGTGTTTGCTTCCAGTTAAGTTTAGGGAGCGAAATCCACAGAGAGTTTGTGATTCCTGCTATGACAGGCTGGATCCTTTACAAGGGATACTCATTAGCTCCATCAGCAACGCTGTACAGGCAGCAAAACATGATGTGTTGGATTGGACATGTACAAGAGGTTGGTTGAATCTTCCTGTTGGTCTATCCATGGAGCATGAGATCTACAAAGCTTCTATCTCACTGAGGAGTTATGTGCAG GTTGCAAGGTTGAATCCTGAGAGATGTATTCCTTCAGCTATTCTTAAAGGAGCTAAAGGTCTTGCTATTTTGACTGTTGCCAAAGTTGGTGCAGTGATTGCGTATAAGATGGGTACTGGTCTAGTTGTCGCTCGGAGGATGGATGGAACATGGTCTGCTCCATCTGCAATTGCTTCAGTTGGCCTGGGATGGGGAGCTCAG ATTGGTGGTGAGCTCACAGATTTCGTGATTGTGCTTCATGATTACAAAGCTGTGAAGACATTCTGTAGTCGCATGCACTTTTCTCTTGGGGCTGGCTGCAGTGCTGCTGCTGGTCCTGTTGGAAGAGTGCTTGAAGCAGATCTTCGTGCTGGGGATAGAGGGTCTGGCATGTGCTACACTTATAGTTGTAGCAAAG GGGCTTTCGTTGGCGTATCGTTGGAAGGGAATATAGTCTCAACAAGGACAGACACGAATCTTCGCTTCTATGGCGATCCTTATCTTACATCAGCTGATCTTTTGCTCGGGACTGTGGATAGACCAAAAGCTGCTGAGCCCTTGTATGTCGCTCTTGAAGACCTTTACTCCCAAATTTAG